The nucleotide window GCGCTTTCGCATGTGTTTGACCGATTCTTTAGAGCCAAGGAAGCCTTAGGACGAACATTTGAAGGAACCGGAATTGGTTTGGCCTTAGTCAAAGAATTGGTAGAAATGCATGGCGGGAAGATTCATGTGGAGAGTGAACCCGGAAGGGGAAGCGTGTTTACCGTAACGGTGCCGTTCGGATTTCATCACCTCCCGCCGGAGCAGGTATGCCACACCTCCACGCACACAACCGACAAGGGTTTAGCGAACTCGTTCATTCTGGAATCCGAGCAGTGGGTCGGAGGCACGGATCATGAACCGGCCATTCAGGAAATTCTCCAGAATGAGGAAGCTTCACTTTCAAAAACAGATCACTCACGTCCCACCATTTTATTGGTGGAAGACAATCGGGATATGCGGAATTATTTGACACGATTACTGTGTGCCGACTATGAGGTGGTGTCTGTCTGTGACGGGCAGCAAGCCTTGGAACGGGTTCACACGGTCCGCCCTCACCTTATACTGAGTGATATCATGTTGCCCCGAATTGATGGCATCGAGTTACTGAAACGTCTCCGGTCCAATCGGGAATTCCAATTGATCCCGTTTATCTTTCTCTCGGCCAGAGCCGGCCAGGAGGCCGAAATTGAGGGGCTTCTGACCGGTGCGGATGACTACCTCGTCAAACCGTTTGCCGCAAAAGATCTTCTGGCCAGAGTAAAAAAAACATTGGGACTGGCCACCATGCGTCGTGCCGCGATCGAATATGAATCACGCTTCGAGCATTTGGCTCATCATCCTGAGATCATGACCTGGATTACGGATGCAGACGGGGACTGTGTCTTTCTCAGTCAAACCTGGTACGACTTTTCCGGGCAGGTAGAGGCAACCGGTCTCGGTGAGGGATGGTTGTCTGCGATTCACCCTCACGACCGCCCATCCATTCAACAGGCGTTTTGGGAAGCGAACCGAAAAAGACAATCGTTTCGACTGGAATACCGTCTTCGGAGTGCGGATGGTGCGTATCACTCTGTTCTGGACTCCGCCTCTCCCCGCTTTGCATCGGACGGGAAATATCTGGGGTATGTCGGTTTGGTGCTGGACCTCTCCTCCCAGAAAGATATCGAAGAACAACATCGGGAAAGTGAAGAGCGATTTCGTGCTCTTGCCAATAGCATTTCCCAATTTGCCTGGATGGCCGACTCGACCGGATGGATCTTTTGGTACAATGCACGCTGGTATGAATATACCGGTACCACGTTTAGGGACATGGAAGGGTGGGGTTGGAGGAAAGTCCACCACCCCGATCATGTCGACCGGGTCGTTGAAAAAGTCCGCCGGTGTTTTCAAACCGGGCACATATGGGAAGACACCTTTCCTCTGAAGGGCAAGGACGGCGAATACCGGTGGTTTCTCTCAAGGGCCGAGCCCATTCGAAATCAGCGTGGGGAGGTCGTGCGATGGATCGGCACCAATACCGACATTACCGAATTAAAAACCACACAGGAGCAACTCCAACAGCTGACGGGCAAATTAGAAAGCCAAATTGCCAACCGTACGCAAGAACTGCGTCATAATCAATCGCGCCTGCAGGCCCTCGTCGGTGAACTGATTCTGACGGAACAGCGGGAACGGCGCAGGATTGCCGAGGAACTTCATGATTTTCTGGCGCAACTCCTCGTCGCCTGCCGGTTGCACGTCAACAGGCTTGAGCAGATGGGTGCCGAGGGCCATATGCTTCCGGTTCTTCAAGAAATTGATCGCATTCTCAACCAATCGCTGGGATATACTCGCTCGCTGGTGGCCCAACTGGTCCCGTCGGTGCTGTATCAATTCGGGTTACTCAAGGCACTGCAGTGGTTGGCGGAGGATATGAAACAATATGGACTCACCGTGGAAGTCAAGATGGAGTGCGACCATCTGACGCTCTCCGAGAATGAGGCGGTTCTTTTGTTTCAATCCGTTCGTGAACTCATGCTGAACGTCAAGAAGCATGCCGCCGTGGACACCGTCTATCTGGCCGTCAGCCTTTCCTCATCGGATGAGGTCTGTATGGAAGTTTTGGATCGTGGCATTGGCTTCGATCCCAATCTCATCGAAAAACACAGCCATACGGCCAACCAATTCGGATTGTTCAGTATTCGAGAACGCATGGCGTTATTGGGCGGTCGGATGGTCATCGACTCGAGTTCCGGTTCCGGGACATGCATCCGCTTGTATGTGGCCCTATCTGAGAGGGAACAACCGAATGCAGCCTTACCTTCTTTAAAATCCGGACCTTTACTTGCCAAGAGATCCAGTCAGGACTTCAGTCCGGGTATGTCCTCGGGTTATCGGGTCCTTTTGGTCGATGATCATGCCGTGGTTCGACAGGGATTGCGAAGTCTGCTGGATGCCTGGTCCGACGTCAAGGTCGTCGGAGAAGCCGGGGATGGGATAGAGGCCATCCGCCTGACAGAATCTCTGCAACCGGATGTGGTGGTCATGGATATTAATATGCCAAACATGAATGGTATTGATGCCACCAGGCAGATTCGTCAGAACAACCCCAATATTCATGTGATCGGATTATCAGTTCGGCAGGACAAGGAAACTGAGCAAGCCATGCGTGAAGCCGGTGCGGCTGGATATTTGTCCAAGGAAACTGCCGGGCATGACCTGTATCGCATGATTGCCCATATCGTCAGGCTGCATCAAAACTTCGGCTAACCCCCAACGCAAATTCTGAATCCCGGATATTTTTTGTTTAAGCCCGCCAGATTTGTCAACTGACATTCCCAGGGTTTTCCCTCATGGTATCCAAGACCGTTCCCGCTCATGTTCAGGTCAATGGGAGGCATGAATTTGCTGGGTTACATTGCCGTAATGCCTTTGGTTCTTGCCTTTTTCTGCGGTAATGGCATAACCGCTGAGGATGTAGAAAATACGGCCGAGGTCACGGGAGAAGAGGTTGAAAAGGTTCAGGATATCGGGATAGCCGTCGCCATTAAAAGCCGGTTGTCCCGAGTCGATCGCAAGTCATTTTCTTCCATTGAAGTGTCGGTGAAAGACGGCATAGTGACGCTGACCGGGACAGCCGTTAGTCTGTGGACGCGGCAGCGTGCCACAGAGCTTCCTCAGGCTATTCGTGGCGTTCGAGGGGTGATCGATCGCATTTCAGTGGGACCGCTCGGCACAATCAACGATTCTGCACTTAAAGAACAACTTGAACACCTCTTTCTCGAAGATCCGGTGGTGGAACGCGATGACTTTCATGTTGATGTGGCCAAGGGGGTTGTGACGTTGAGGGGGCGGGTGCACTCCCGGCAAGAACAACACACGGCGCTCAATTTAGCAAAAATGGTCAAAGGCATTCGGGAGGTTCGAGACTTTCTGAAGGTGGAGAGTGTTCCAGATAGGCCGGACTCGATTCTAAAGGAGGAAATCACCCATCGTTTGGCATTTGATGTCTGGGTAGTCAACCCATCCATCCTAAATGTCCAGGTGGAAAAAGGTCGTGCCGTTCTGACAGGAC belongs to Nitrospiraceae bacterium and includes:
- a CDS encoding response regulator, which encodes MFSSNQMAENIRNKNWMETPLGDMAGWPSQLKTSVQIILDSRYPMFVWWGEHLINIYNDAYIPILGNRHPQALGACASDIWSDIWDVIGPQADIVFQEGRSTWNEDLPLFMRRHGFLEETFFTFSYSPIRNETGDILGLFCACTEETSQVLKGRRLHTLRRMSGVTEKVDSVGEVCRLSAEILKDNPFDLPFSLIYLWDKDERSLCLAAQSGFQSDSLLTPLRLAMDGDTVHPPPWWPLSLSPRRDETVFTIDSQLNLPKGPWPEPPNQGMVLPVESWGTQRQSGYLIVGLSSRLAIDDRYREFLNLLAKGISGAINRAQVRTEERKRIEALAELNRAKTEFFSNVSHEFRTPLTLILGSLEEAMQTTTFTTAPGVEVAHRNAVRMLKLVNTLLDFSSLEAGRMQVVFEPVDLCEMTIDLASSFESAMNKAGLEFIVSCSTLSQPVYVDRSSWEKIILNLLSNALKFTLQGRVYVEVCPHAESVDVRIGDSGVGMSREALSHVFDRFFRAKEALGRTFEGTGIGLALVKELVEMHGGKIHVESEPGRGSVFTVTVPFGFHHLPPEQVCHTSTHTTDKGLANSFILESEQWVGGTDHEPAIQEILQNEEASLSKTDHSRPTILLVEDNRDMRNYLTRLLCADYEVVSVCDGQQALERVHTVRPHLILSDIMLPRIDGIELLKRLRSNREFQLIPFIFLSARAGQEAEIEGLLTGADDYLVKPFAAKDLLARVKKTLGLATMRRAAIEYESRFEHLAHHPEIMTWITDADGDCVFLSQTWYDFSGQVEATGLGEGWLSAIHPHDRPSIQQAFWEANRKRQSFRLEYRLRSADGAYHSVLDSASPRFASDGKYLGYVGLVLDLSSQKDIEEQHRESEERFRALANSISQFAWMADSTGWIFWYNARWYEYTGTTFRDMEGWGWRKVHHPDHVDRVVEKVRRCFQTGHIWEDTFPLKGKDGEYRWFLSRAEPIRNQRGEVVRWIGTNTDITELKTTQEQLQQLTGKLESQIANRTQELRHNQSRLQALVGELILTEQRERRRIAEELHDFLAQLLVACRLHVNRLEQMGAEGHMLPVLQEIDRILNQSLGYTRSLVAQLVPSVLYQFGLLKALQWLAEDMKQYGLTVEVKMECDHLTLSENEAVLLFQSVRELMLNVKKHAAVDTVYLAVSLSSSDEVCMEVLDRGIGFDPNLIEKHSHTANQFGLFSIRERMALLGGRMVIDSSSGSGTCIRLYVALSEREQPNAALPSLKSGPLLAKRSSQDFSPGMSSGYRVLLVDDHAVVRQGLRSLLDAWSDVKVVGEAGDGIEAIRLTESLQPDVVVMDINMPNMNGIDATRQIRQNNPNIHVIGLSVRQDKETEQAMREAGAAGYLSKETAGHDLYRMIAHIVRLHQNFG